GTTTGACCCTCTTCACGTTCTCGGGCCGCCCGAAGGCGGCCCACCTCTAGGAAGGAGCAACAAGATGAGCCCGTCCGAAGCCTATGAAGCTGAAGCCGCCGTGGTCTGGCGCCGCGTCGTCGACGAGATCTCCACGCGCTACCCCGACGTCGAAATCTACGCCGGGATCGACGATCACAATGGCGTAAAGGGTTACGCCCGCATTATTTACCGCTCCGGACCGACGCCGATCCGGTCCGAAGTCGAGGTCGGTTGCGGCTGCACTCGGGACTGGATGGTCCGGATCATGACCAAGGCCGTCGAGGATCTGCGGCGGCAGCCTATCGAGGTTCAGCCTCCCACGACCTCGACCAAGGCGATCCGCCGGCAACAACCCTTCTGATCTGCTCCGAGTTCCCAGCCGCCCCAGGACGGGGCGGCCCCTACCGCACGGAGGCTATCCCAGTGATTTCCACGACTCGACTCCTGCCCACGACGTTCACCTTCCCCAAGCCCGCCGACGTCGAGACCTGGAAGCCGATCCCATCGGCCCCCGGCTACAGCGCCAGCAGCGAGGGCCAAATCCGCAATGACAAGAGCGGCCGCCTGCTCAAGCAGACCCTCCGAAAGGACGGGTACGTGCATCTCGGCCTGCGGGTCGATGGAGTCACGCGCCTGGTCCTGGTCCATCGGGCCGTCGCCGAGGCGTTCATCGGCCCCTGCCCGGAGCGTCAGGAGGTGGATCATCACAACGGCAACAAGGCCAACAACCGGCCCGACAATCTCAGCTACTGCACCCACAAGACCAACTTGAGACGGGCCGCCGCTCGGGGGCAACTCGCCCGTGGCGCCGAGAACCCTCGGTCCAAGCTGACCCCGGATGCCGCCCGGGAGATCAAGGCCGCCGCGATCTCTCCCGGCGACCTCACCAGGTTCGCCAACAAGTACGGGGTCACGGTTACGGCCGTCCGGGCTGTGAGGGCCAATAAGACCTGGGCCTGGGTGGGTTGATCCAGCTGTCATTTTCCCCCCGGCAATCGGGCCGGGGGATGATTAGCGGCAATCATCCTAACAGGATCC
This genomic window from Paludisphaera rhizosphaerae contains:
- a CDS encoding NUMOD4 motif-containing HNH endonuclease, whose protein sequence is MISTTRLLPTTFTFPKPADVETWKPIPSAPGYSASSEGQIRNDKSGRLLKQTLRKDGYVHLGLRVDGVTRLVLVHRAVAEAFIGPCPERQEVDHHNGNKANNRPDNLSYCTHKTNLRRAAARGQLARGAENPRSKLTPDAAREIKAAAISPGDLTRFANKYGVTVTAVRAVRANKTWAWVG